One genomic window of Dermacentor andersoni chromosome 8, qqDerAnde1_hic_scaffold, whole genome shotgun sequence includes the following:
- the LOC140219782 gene encoding ubiquitin-conjugating enzyme E2 D2-like gives MIPGANVTLQRIKKELDEMTSDPPSNCSAGLNDIGDMFNWQATISGPEKTPFEGGVFKLSIFFPNDYPFKPPQVKFITKIYHPNINSNGIICLDILKSQWSPALSIAKVLLSICALMCEPNPDDPLMPEVASVYKNNRAQYNATARKWTTEYAME, from the exons ATGATTCCAGGAGCCAATGTGACCCTGCAGCGCATCAAGAAAGAGCTCGACGAGATGACCAGCGACCCGCCGTCCAACTGCTCGGCGGGTCTCAACGACATTGGTGACATGTTCAACTGGCAGGCCACCATCTCGGGACCCGAGAAGACCCCTTTCGAGGGAGGAGTCTTCAAGCTGAGCATCTTCTTCCCCAATGACTACCCGTTCAAGCCGCCCCAG GTGAAGTTCATTACCAAAATCTACCACCCGAACATCAACAGCAATGGTATCATCTGCCTGGACATTCTCAAGTCCCAATGGTCTCCTGCCTTGTCGATCGCCAAGGTGCTGCTGTCCATCTGCGCGCTCATGTGCGAGCCGAACCCGGACGACCCGCTCATGCCGGAGGTCGCCTCCGTGTACAAGAACAACCGCGCTCAGTACAACGCCACTGCCCGGAAGTGGACCACGGAATATGCCATGGAGTAA